A stretch of the Deltaproteobacteria bacterium genome encodes the following:
- a CDS encoding nitroreductase family protein, protein MSNIPSLSSKELIRLLEKGGAGFVRQGSTDHAIYARVVESKRYSAPVQTGKKTLDPIYCKRVFRQLKFSDLEIEKLLTYRPHSLLVFETHEQFGNQGEKQIERSLKMDLFTAIKERRSCRNFLPDPVEEATIEKILEAATWAPSPLNAQPWEFIVVTGNEMKEKIYAEADGRRKWIFEKSGWKWLDRYQVDFLKSAPVLIVVVGDPQKTGADMFMEGGGVAYQLACAAAIQNMMLAAQALDLGTLWYTLFDRKALGEILGIDPAKSPISIVCLGKAAGSPGTMARKDVKEKIRYFR, encoded by the coding sequence ATGTCTAATATTCCATCTCTATCGAGCAAGGAATTGATAAGACTTCTTGAAAAGGGCGGGGCAGGCTTTGTTCGGCAGGGATCAACCGACCATGCTATTTATGCCAGGGTAGTAGAAAGCAAGAGATATTCTGCCCCGGTTCAAACCGGGAAGAAGACGCTGGACCCGATTTACTGTAAACGAGTCTTTCGACAATTGAAATTTTCTGATCTGGAAATTGAAAAACTATTGACTTATAGACCCCATTCGCTTTTGGTTTTTGAAACACACGAGCAGTTCGGAAACCAGGGAGAAAAACAGATAGAAAGGAGCCTGAAGATGGATCTTTTTACAGCGATTAAGGAAAGACGGAGTTGCCGGAATTTTTTACCCGACCCGGTGGAGGAGGCCACCATTGAAAAGATCCTGGAGGCCGCTACCTGGGCGCCATCCCCTTTGAATGCCCAGCCCTGGGAATTTATTGTGGTCACCGGCAATGAAATGAAGGAAAAGATTTATGCCGAGGCCGACGGCCGTCGGAAATGGATCTTTGAAAAAAGCGGCTGGAAGTGGCTGGACCGCTATCAGGTGGATTTTCTCAAGTCAGCGCCGGTCCTGATTGTTGTGGTGGGCGATCCCCAGAAGACCGGGGCCGATATGTTTATGGAGGGCGGAGGAGTGGCCTACCAATTAGCCTGCGCCGCGGCCATCCAGAATATGATGCTGGCCGCTCAGGCCCTGGATCTGGGGACCTTATGGTACACCCTGTTTGATCGGAAGGCCTTGGGGGAGATCCTGGGGATCGATCCGGCAAAATCTCCCATATCGATTGTCTGTCTTGGAAAGGCCGCCGGTTCTCCCGGGACCATGGCCAGAAAAGATGTTAAGGAGAAAATAAGATATTTTCGTTAA
- a CDS encoding SUMF1/EgtB/PvdO family nonheme iron enzyme, with protein MSKITWLHLSDLHFRVDESNKNHTWDQDLVLKKLLEDIRQRREENAIFPDFIVVTGDVAFSGSKEEYTLAKAFLDDLLKAAGLVGKKDRLFIVPGNHDVDRSAITRGVIGMAASLKDEESVNEVLASKGDRSLLLKRLKKFGKFVKGYFEECLLFDQNHYFYEKILPVGEHKVAVLGLNSAILARGEGEEYGKLVLGERQVKEVLEKVPKADLYIALMHHPFDWYWKFDRDHCMPMLMEKCDFILHGHLHDAGLGLESTPDASSMIVAAGACYETRQSRNSYNYVQLDLKTGRGILFLRMFSDRSGGFWTEDTQTYKNAKNGQYKFQFSVSAKKSAKKNRKKGPSVPRIKDIDMSLLEENYLQRMQEICNALPLGTIDPLAAERTRVHIMNLQSLYVGLNTRSIIQEMDESGWKIKNKKGKVTLKLQTETKSLSALQAVDREREIVLLGDPGSGKSTFANYLALCLAGARLEEMGKSKPEFGEKWLKKIEPEWTHGALLPIRVTLRDFAASRHCTGKSAGIWGFLADCLTDECFPELTAYLRKQALAGGVLFLFDGLDEVAEPRMREAVRDTLVDFVRSHRDPQNRYLVTGRTYAYQDTTWQLKGFAAHTLASLNQDQIDTLVSHWYEETCRLGWKNRSEAKELTHWLQTAAKRPDLMPLAVNPLQLTMMASLQFSWGKLPDDRVDLYQEMVRLLLVRWQEGRLGKESGITKIVGAKTLESALERVAFVAHNSQGNPEGVADIAESQLLEVLQDSLEGSWDKASEVAKYIKERAGLLVERGPGMYAFPHRSYQEYLAGAFLAVQDNFPDDAASFAHENYGQWREVVLWAVGIMSRTKKMIHVAVDVVDALCFDDVPGEDISEKAWRAANLAGEALLEIGLDTVRARSRYEKIISRVRKWLVEWLERGVLAQGERVVAGNTLAKLGDPRFRADTWYLPDEPLLGFMEVPEGSFLIGSDKNRDKEAYDAEMPQHEVYLSTYYMAKYLVTVAQFKAFVQESGHKPKDEDSLKGLENHPVVYVSWNDARAYCRWLTVQLKNSPATPEPIARRVQKEQWEIRLPTEAEWEKAARGPDGHIYPWGDQVDPNKANYGDTGIGTTSAVGCFPGGASPFGCLDMAGNVWEWTGSIFKPYLDTPEDKQEDLKGKSPGAARGGVLQLS; from the coding sequence GTGAGCAAAATAACCTGGTTGCACTTGTCGGATCTGCATTTTCGGGTTGATGAATCGAATAAAAATCACACCTGGGACCAAGACCTTGTTCTGAAGAAGTTACTTGAAGATATCCGGCAAAGGAGAGAAGAAAATGCCATTTTTCCTGATTTCATTGTCGTGACCGGGGACGTTGCTTTTAGCGGGTCGAAAGAGGAATATACCCTTGCGAAGGCCTTTTTAGATGATTTATTAAAGGCCGCAGGACTTGTCGGGAAAAAAGACCGGCTTTTTATTGTACCGGGGAACCACGATGTGGACAGGAGCGCTATCACACGGGGTGTGATAGGCATGGCAGCATCTTTGAAAGATGAGGAATCTGTGAATGAGGTCCTGGCGAGCAAGGGGGACAGAAGCCTGTTATTGAAGAGGCTAAAGAAATTCGGAAAATTTGTGAAGGGATATTTTGAAGAATGCCTTTTGTTTGATCAAAACCATTATTTCTATGAAAAGATTCTTCCCGTCGGGGAGCACAAAGTGGCTGTGTTGGGGCTTAATTCTGCTATTCTTGCCCGGGGAGAAGGGGAGGAATACGGAAAATTAGTTTTAGGGGAACGCCAGGTCAAGGAAGTCCTCGAAAAAGTTCCAAAGGCAGATCTTTATATTGCCCTCATGCATCATCCCTTTGACTGGTATTGGAAGTTTGATCGGGACCACTGCATGCCCATGTTGATGGAGAAATGCGACTTCATCCTCCACGGGCATCTTCACGATGCAGGTCTTGGGCTTGAGTCGACACCGGATGCCTCCTCCATGATCGTGGCGGCCGGTGCTTGCTATGAAACCCGTCAGTCTCGAAATTCCTATAACTATGTTCAATTGGATTTAAAAACCGGTAGGGGGATTTTGTTTTTGCGGATGTTTTCGGATCGTAGTGGCGGATTCTGGACTGAGGATACCCAAACCTACAAAAACGCAAAGAATGGACAGTACAAGTTCCAATTTTCGGTTTCGGCAAAAAAGTCGGCAAAAAAGAATAGAAAGAAGGGTCCTTCGGTCCCAAGGATTAAAGACATTGACATGTCACTACTGGAAGAAAACTATCTCCAAAGGATGCAGGAAATATGTAACGCCTTGCCCCTCGGTACTATAGATCCCTTGGCCGCAGAAAGGACGCGCGTACACATCATGAACTTGCAGTCATTGTATGTGGGATTAAATACGCGTTCAATTATTCAGGAAATGGATGAATCCGGTTGGAAAATTAAGAACAAAAAGGGGAAAGTCACCCTAAAGTTGCAAACCGAAACCAAATCACTTTCCGCTTTGCAAGCGGTTGACCGGGAAAGGGAGATTGTTCTTCTTGGCGATCCGGGAAGCGGTAAATCTACATTTGCAAACTATCTGGCCCTTTGCTTGGCCGGGGCCCGACTTGAAGAAATGGGCAAATCCAAACCGGAATTTGGAGAAAAGTGGCTTAAAAAAATTGAACCGGAGTGGACCCACGGAGCTTTATTGCCGATCCGTGTAACATTGCGTGATTTCGCTGCCAGTCGGCATTGCACTGGAAAGAGCGCCGGAATCTGGGGCTTCCTTGCCGATTGCTTGACAGACGAGTGTTTCCCGGAGTTGACCGCTTATCTCCGAAAACAAGCCTTGGCAGGAGGAGTATTGTTCCTTTTTGACGGTTTGGATGAGGTGGCAGAACCGCGAATGCGTGAGGCCGTACGGGACACCTTGGTAGATTTTGTGAGGAGTCACCGAGACCCGCAAAACCGGTACTTGGTGACCGGCCGGACCTATGCCTATCAGGATACCACCTGGCAATTAAAGGGATTTGCAGCCCACACTCTGGCGTCCCTGAATCAAGACCAGATCGATACTCTGGTCAGCCATTGGTATGAAGAGACTTGCCGTTTGGGGTGGAAAAATCGTTCAGAAGCAAAAGAACTAACCCATTGGCTGCAGACAGCGGCTAAAAGACCTGATTTGATGCCTCTTGCAGTGAATCCTTTACAGCTCACAATGATGGCGTCCCTTCAATTTTCATGGGGAAAGCTCCCGGATGACCGTGTGGATCTTTATCAAGAAATGGTGAGACTTCTTCTGGTTCGTTGGCAAGAGGGCAGGCTCGGGAAAGAAAGCGGAATAACAAAGATAGTGGGTGCCAAAACGCTGGAATCGGCCTTGGAGCGCGTGGCTTTTGTGGCCCACAATTCCCAGGGAAACCCGGAGGGTGTTGCCGATATAGCAGAATCTCAACTACTTGAAGTTTTACAAGACAGCCTGGAGGGTAGCTGGGACAAGGCCAGTGAAGTGGCAAAGTACATAAAAGAGAGAGCCGGTCTACTGGTTGAGAGAGGTCCAGGGATGTACGCTTTCCCTCACAGGAGCTATCAGGAGTACCTCGCAGGTGCTTTCCTTGCTGTTCAGGACAATTTCCCTGATGATGCTGCCTCTTTCGCTCATGAAAATTATGGACAATGGCGTGAGGTTGTACTCTGGGCCGTAGGGATCATGTCCAGGACAAAGAAAATGATTCATGTAGCGGTAGATGTTGTCGATGCTCTGTGTTTTGACGATGTACCCGGGGAGGATATATCAGAGAAGGCCTGGAGGGCCGCAAATCTGGCGGGTGAGGCCTTACTCGAGATCGGTCTTGATACCGTACGGGCCAGGTCCAGATACGAAAAAATTATAAGTCGTGTTCGGAAATGGCTGGTAGAATGGTTAGAGAGGGGAGTACTTGCCCAAGGAGAGCGCGTTGTCGCCGGCAATACTCTGGCCAAGTTGGGTGACCCGCGGTTTCGGGCCGATACCTGGTATTTGCCTGATGAGCCTCTGCTGGGATTTATGGAGGTTCCTGAAGGTTCGTTTTTGATAGGCAGCGACAAGAACCGGGACAAAGAAGCTTATGATGCTGAAATGCCGCAACACGAGGTCTATCTGTCAACCTATTATATGGCCAAGTATCTTGTGACCGTGGCCCAGTTCAAGGCCTTTGTGCAAGAAAGTGGACACAAGCCAAAGGATGAAGATAGTCTTAAGGGTTTAGAGAACCATCCCGTGGTGTATGTCTCCTGGAATGATGCCCGGGCTTACTGCCGGTGGTTGACGGTGCAATTGAAAAACAGCCCTGCCACCCCGGAGCCGATAGCCAGGCGGGTACAGAAAGAACAATGGGAAATACGGCTTCCAACCGAGGCCGAATGGGAGAAGGCGGCCCGAGGACCGGATGGTCACATTTATCCTTGGGGTGACCAGGTTGATCCGAATAAGGCGAACTATGGCGACACAGGGATTGGAACTACCAGTGCCGTGGGGTGTTTTCCTGGTGGTGCAAGTCCTTTTGGCTGTCTGGATATGGCCGGGAATGTTTGGGAATGGACGGGAAGCATCTTTAAGCCCTATCTCGATACACCAGAGGACAAACAAGAAGACCTTAAAGGAAAAAGCCCCGGTGCTGCGCGGGGGGGCGTTCTTCAGTTATCATAG
- a CDS encoding alpha/beta fold hydrolase — protein MPFISVRDIQVYYDVQGTGPRLLGISGTGGDLRRSPTIFDSPLARHFEILAYDQRGLGRTSKPDIPYTMADYAADAEGLLEALGWDCCSVMGVSFGGMVAQELALRFPDRVERLVLACTSSGGAGGASYPLHELFDLPMEEYVHRILVLSDTRRDPAWQAANPEQFQTLINLTLTGLKVGVDEPGHRIGACRQLGARVDHDTYERLSTLKIPTYLCSGLYDGIAAPANLKAMQKMIPGARLELFEGGHLFFLQDPRAFERITAFLMGDLDE, from the coding sequence ATGCCCTTTATTTCGGTGCGGGACATCCAGGTATATTACGACGTTCAGGGCACAGGTCCCCGTTTGTTAGGCATCAGCGGTACGGGCGGAGATTTGCGCCGTTCGCCGACGATTTTTGACTCGCCCTTAGCCAGGCACTTCGAGATCCTGGCCTATGATCAACGCGGCTTAGGTCGAACCTCCAAACCGGATATCCCTTACACCATGGCTGATTATGCTGCCGATGCCGAAGGGTTGCTGGAGGCTTTAGGCTGGGACTGCTGTTCAGTCATGGGGGTTTCCTTCGGGGGGATGGTGGCCCAGGAGTTGGCCCTCCGTTTTCCGGACCGGGTGGAACGACTGGTCCTGGCCTGCACCAGCAGTGGTGGAGCCGGCGGTGCCTCTTATCCCTTGCATGAACTCTTCGACCTCCCCATGGAGGAATATGTTCACCGCATCCTCGTTTTAAGCGACACCCGCCGTGACCCAGCCTGGCAGGCTGCCAACCCGGAGCAATTCCAGACCTTGATCAACCTGACCCTGACAGGTCTTAAAGTAGGAGTCGACGAACCCGGGCATCGAATAGGCGCCTGCCGACAACTTGGGGCCAGGGTCGATCATGATACTTATGAGCGACTTTCCACTTTAAAAATCCCGACCTACCTTTGCAGCGGTCTATACGACGGCATCGCGGCCCCAGCCAACCTCAAAGCCATGCAGAAAATGATCCCGGGGGCTCGGTTGGAACTTTTCGAGGGAGGGCATCTATTTTTTCTGCAAGATCCGCGGGCCTTCGAAAGGATAACAGCCTTTTTGATGGGTGATTTGGATGAGTAA
- a CDS encoding Mrp/NBP35 family ATP-binding protein, translating to MEFPDQISKKARIRETMAQIKNKLLVLSGKGGVGKSTVAVHLAVALSDRGFLTGLLDIDLHGPSIPRMLGLSDKRVTAEGGLLIPLAYSEKLKVLSMASILGDQDTAVIWRGPRKGGAIRQLLGEVLWGPLDFLVIDAPPGTGDEPLSVAQSIPGVKAIVVTTPQQVAIQDVRRSLQFLDKLSLPIIGVIENMSGLICPHCHNEIDLFKHGGGEALAQEWGVPFLGRIPLEPELVSGTDAGRPFFTGQEDSAVVRAFKHIAEEVIRQR from the coding sequence ATGGAATTTCCCGATCAAATCAGTAAAAAGGCCAGGATAAGGGAAACCATGGCCCAGATTAAAAATAAGCTCCTGGTCCTGAGTGGCAAAGGAGGGGTAGGGAAAAGCACTGTAGCGGTTCATCTGGCTGTTGCTTTATCCGACAGAGGATTTTTAACAGGCCTTTTGGATATCGATCTGCACGGCCCGAGTATCCCCAGGATGCTGGGGCTTTCCGATAAACGGGTTACAGCCGAGGGGGGGTTACTCATACCCTTAGCCTATAGCGAAAAATTAAAGGTCCTATCCATGGCCTCCATCCTGGGGGATCAGGATACGGCGGTTATCTGGCGGGGGCCGCGTAAGGGGGGGGCCATTCGGCAACTCCTGGGGGAAGTCCTTTGGGGGCCGTTGGATTTCCTGGTTATTGATGCCCCCCCGGGGACCGGAGACGAGCCCCTTTCCGTGGCTCAATCCATTCCCGGCGTTAAGGCTATTGTGGTAACCACCCCCCAACAAGTGGCCATCCAGGATGTGCGAAGGTCCTTGCAATTCCTGGATAAGTTATCTCTGCCCATCATCGGAGTGATCGAGAACATGAGCGGTCTCATCTGCCCCCATTGTCATAATGAAATTGACCTTTTTAAACATGGGGGAGGTGAGGCCCTGGCTCAAGAGTGGGGAGTCCCTTTTTTAGGCAGAATTCCCCTTGAACCCGAGCTGGTTTCAGGGACTGATGCCGGCCGGCCCTTTTTCACAGGTCAAGAAGATTCAGCCGTGGTCCGGGCCTTTAAACACATCGCCGAGGAGGTGATCAGGCAAAGGTAA
- a CDS encoding VOC family protein: MICHVHHVHLFASDVKKSIQFYTDGFGGKVVADLEMAGARNIFIRIGKGRVHLYDQPPRHPVRGNIHHFGIQTDDIEAVIERLKFMGVHFQKGIVDFGFWKYVMVPAPDDVLIELFQVDTTQLPVELADYFE, from the coding sequence TTGATCTGTCATGTCCATCATGTCCATCTCTTTGCTTCCGATGTAAAGAAAAGCATTCAATTTTATACCGATGGCTTTGGGGGAAAGGTTGTTGCCGATCTGGAAATGGCCGGGGCCAGAAATATCTTTATCCGGATCGGGAAGGGCAGGGTACATCTTTATGATCAGCCGCCCAGGCATCCGGTCAGGGGCAATATCCATCATTTCGGAATACAGACCGATGATATCGAGGCGGTGATTGAACGGTTAAAGTTTATGGGAGTCCATTTTCAGAAAGGGATCGTTGATTTTGGATTCTGGAAATATGTCATGGTCCCGGCCCCGGACGATGTTTTGATCGAGCTTTTTCAGGTTGACACCACCCAGCTTCCTGTTGAACTTGCGGACTATTTCGAGTAA
- a CDS encoding type II toxin-antitoxin system HicB family antitoxin — MRKKYTVIVRKSKLEYVAVCLELNVAARGDTLADVEKNLKGTIELYLTDLKDHPETISHPMPIEDFIEFLGDTEPDWIKEPEEGFILKPLEIHEVPSYV, encoded by the coding sequence ATGCGAAAGAAGTATACCGTTATCGTTCGCAAGAGCAAGCTGGAATATGTGGCCGTTTGTTTAGAGCTGAATGTGGCCGCTCGTGGGGACACCTTGGCTGATGTGGAGAAGAATTTAAAAGGAACCATAGAATTATATCTCACCGACCTCAAGGATCATCCGGAGACAATCTCCCATCCGATGCCGATTGAGGATTTTATTGAATTTTTAGGAGATACGGAACCAGACTGGATTAAGGAACCGGAAGAAGGTTTTATCCTGAAGCCGCTGGAAATCCATGAGGTTCCTTCTTATGTCTAA
- a CDS encoding carboxymuconolactone decarboxylase family protein, with protein MAQPKVPIRHYQQLAKLFPEAISALENLGTAVRDSGPLKGKTVELIQLAGAAAVQSEGSVHSHTRRAIQEGATKEEVYHTLLLLISTIGFPRTSAAMRWAEDVLSKGKKK; from the coding sequence ATGGCTCAACCAAAAGTCCCCATCAGACATTACCAGCAATTAGCTAAACTCTTCCCCGAGGCCATCTCCGCCCTTGAAAACCTTGGCACAGCCGTTCGCGATTCCGGTCCGTTAAAAGGGAAAACCGTCGAGCTTATTCAATTAGCCGGAGCGGCAGCCGTCCAGTCCGAAGGCTCGGTCCATTCCCATACCCGCCGGGCTATTCAGGAAGGGGCCACAAAGGAAGAAGTCTATCACACCTTATTGCTTCTGATCTCGACCATTGGGTTTCCCCGCACCTCGGCGGCCATGCGCTGGGCCGAGGATGTCTTGAGCAAGGGTAAAAAGAAATAA
- a CDS encoding alanine--glyoxylate aminotransferase family protein, with protein sequence MKNLLDGIEEILLMGPGPSCVPPEVYWALSQKTLGHLDPYFLNIMEELKSLLRRIKNTQNTLTIPISGTGSAGMEAAFVNLVEPGDRVLILKNGVFGMRMQDVAGRLGAQVDVLEFPWGTPVEPEAVAQKIRQESYKIIAVVHAETSTGVRNPVAEIGRFLEGQEALYLVDTVTSLGGLEVRMDDWNIDVLYSGTQKCLSCPPGLAPLSFSDKAMAKLKGRKTKVPNWYLDLTLIAEYWGQNRVYHHTAPVNMLYGLYQALLLIFEEGPEKVFQRHLESHLELVKGLEGLGMKMLVEEPFRLPMLNAVRVPDGVNELSIRKRLRSEFKIEIGGGLGPLAGKIWRIGLMGHTARKENVERLLAALRAVLR encoded by the coding sequence ATGAAGAATTTGTTGGACGGTATTGAAGAAATTTTACTGATGGGCCCCGGCCCTTCTTGTGTTCCCCCTGAAGTCTATTGGGCCTTAAGCCAAAAGACCCTGGGGCATCTGGACCCTTATTTCCTGAATATCATGGAAGAACTAAAGTCCCTGCTCCGCCGGATTAAGAATACCCAAAATACCCTGACGATCCCCATATCAGGAACGGGTTCGGCCGGCATGGAAGCCGCTTTTGTGAACCTGGTGGAACCCGGCGACCGGGTATTGATTCTCAAAAACGGTGTCTTTGGTATGAGGATGCAGGACGTGGCGGGCCGGCTGGGGGCCCAGGTGGATGTCCTGGAGTTTCCCTGGGGGACTCCGGTTGAGCCGGAGGCGGTGGCGCAAAAGATCCGACAGGAATCTTATAAGATCATTGCCGTAGTCCATGCCGAGACCTCTACCGGTGTGCGGAATCCCGTTGCCGAAATCGGGAGGTTCCTCGAAGGACAAGAAGCCCTTTACCTGGTGGATACGGTCACCAGTCTGGGGGGATTGGAGGTCCGCATGGATGACTGGAATATCGATGTACTGTACAGCGGCACCCAAAAATGCCTCTCCTGTCCTCCTGGCTTGGCGCCCCTGTCATTTTCCGACAAAGCCATGGCCAAGTTGAAGGGCCGTAAAACGAAAGTACCCAACTGGTATCTGGACCTGACCCTTATTGCCGAATATTGGGGACAGAATCGGGTTTACCACCACACTGCCCCGGTGAACATGCTTTATGGCCTCTATCAAGCCCTTTTGCTGATTTTTGAAGAAGGGCCGGAAAAGGTCTTTCAGCGCCACCTGGAAAGCCACCTGGAATTGGTAAAAGGGTTGGAAGGGTTGGGGATGAAGATGCTGGTGGAAGAACCCTTTCGTCTGCCCATGTTGAACGCCGTCCGCGTCCCGGATGGGGTGAACGAACTGTCAATCCGAAAACGATTGCGTAGCGAATTTAAAATCGAGATCGGCGGCGGCTTGGGACCATTGGCAGGTAAAATCTGGCGTATCGGGCTCATGGGGCATACGGCCAGGAAGGAGAATGTGGAGCGGTTGCTTGCGGCACTCAGAGCGGTGCTGCGTTAG
- a CDS encoding DUF3047 domain-containing protein, with amino-acid sequence MRKGLWFGFCITLCLTLILSPSAQEGILWVEKFSGGHSADNIPEDWKLEEKTGTPDILMEKSGENAFIHFRSTNASYGIKKEMDFSIKDYPYLNWKWKVTDLPERGDFLKKETDDQAAQVYVLFPRFPAKLNTELVGYLWESNPKNKGREGESPAWSKSKVIVLQAGPEKLNQWVQEKRNVYEDYKRLFKKEPPKVGAIALYINTQHTQGKAESYFGPIYFSKK; translated from the coding sequence ATGAGAAAAGGATTATGGTTTGGTTTTTGTATCACTCTATGTTTGACTCTAATCCTGAGCCCTTCGGCCCAGGAAGGGATATTATGGGTGGAAAAATTTTCCGGCGGCCATTCGGCAGATAATATTCCGGAGGATTGGAAATTAGAGGAAAAGACCGGGACCCCGGATATACTCATGGAGAAATCCGGCGAGAACGCTTTTATCCATTTCCGGTCCACTAACGCCTCTTATGGTATAAAAAAAGAAATGGATTTTAGTATCAAAGATTATCCCTATCTGAACTGGAAATGGAAAGTAACCGATCTTCCGGAACGAGGCGATTTTCTTAAAAAAGAGACCGATGATCAGGCCGCTCAGGTCTATGTCTTATTCCCTCGTTTTCCGGCCAAGCTGAATACCGAACTGGTCGGCTATCTCTGGGAAAGCAATCCTAAAAACAAAGGCAGGGAAGGGGAGAGCCCGGCCTGGTCAAAATCCAAGGTCATTGTCCTTCAGGCCGGTCCTGAAAAGCTGAATCAGTGGGTTCAGGAAAAAAGAAATGTCTATGAGGATTATAAAAGGTTATTCAAGAAAGAGCCGCCCAAGGTGGGGGCAATAGCCCTGTATATTAATACGCAACATACCCAGGGCAAAGCCGAATCCTATTTCGGTCCTATCTATTTTTCTAAGAAATAA
- a CDS encoding dihydrodipicolinate synthase family protein — MKLHGIMPPITTPFVGGEVAYDRLKENFQKWNRTKLSGYLVLGSNGEAVYLSEAEKIKVIEVSREAIPKEKIMLVGTGMESTIETIRFTNEAARIGADLALVVTPYYFKGSMTAQILYEHFWAVAEASRIPILVYNVPQFTGVNMDPNLLARLSKHQNIIGCKDSSGNIDQLSRIIHQSTKNFGVFVGSAPVLFPALCVGAVGGILAVANALPELCTRIIDLYMEGQYAEARELQNRLTPMANAVTVTYGISGLKTAMDLMGYFGGEPRAPLKKVGPEVERALKDLMEGLKDIL; from the coding sequence ATGAAATTGCATGGCATAATGCCCCCCATCACCACCCCTTTCGTCGGGGGTGAAGTGGCCTATGATCGGCTAAAAGAGAATTTCCAGAAGTGGAACCGGACCAAGCTCTCCGGATACCTGGTCCTGGGATCGAATGGAGAAGCGGTCTATCTGAGTGAAGCGGAAAAGATCAAGGTTATCGAAGTCTCCCGGGAGGCTATCCCCAAAGAGAAGATTATGCTCGTGGGGACAGGCATGGAATCCACCATTGAAACCATCCGGTTTACCAATGAGGCTGCCCGAATAGGGGCCGACTTGGCCCTGGTGGTGACCCCTTACTACTTTAAGGGGTCCATGACGGCCCAAATCCTGTATGAGCATTTTTGGGCCGTGGCCGAGGCCTCCCGTATTCCCATTCTCGTTTATAATGTGCCCCAGTTTACGGGGGTCAACATGGATCCGAACCTGTTGGCCCGGCTCTCCAAACACCAGAACATCATCGGCTGTAAAGACAGTTCGGGTAATATCGACCAACTCAGCCGGATTATCCATCAGTCGACCAAAAATTTCGGAGTATTTGTCGGCTCCGCTCCGGTCCTTTTCCCGGCCCTGTGCGTCGGTGCGGTCGGCGGCATTCTGGCGGTAGCCAATGCTCTCCCCGAGCTGTGCACCCGGATCATAGACCTTTATATGGAAGGCCAATACGCTGAGGCCCGAGAGCTTCAGAACCGGCTTACCCCCATGGCCAATGCCGTCACCGTGACTTATGGTATAAGCGGGCTGAAAACGGCCATGGATCTGATGGGCTATTTCGGTGGTGAGCCGAGAGCACCTTTAAAGAAAGTGGGTCCTGAGGTTGAGAGGGCCTTGAAAGACTTGATGGAAGGATTGAAAGATATTCTGTAA
- a CDS encoding DUF3795 domain-containing protein, producing MEGWTEEEIRNKDLMAPCGLYCGACGVYIATRDGNEKFRAIMGNLYGTKPEETACLGCMQPDPPEIMYKYCAACPIRDCIKSKAYCSCHQCADWPCTITDNFGFATGQRVMKRAIPLWRSKVAEYGDEKGSEEWARAELERYHCPDCGNPLFRGAQHCRVCKKPVADGLDGSL from the coding sequence ATGGAAGGATGGACCGAAGAGGAAATCCGAAACAAGGATTTAATGGCCCCCTGCGGCTTATATTGCGGGGCCTGCGGCGTTTATATCGCAACCAGGGACGGAAACGAGAAATTCAGGGCCATAATGGGAAACCTCTATGGAACGAAACCGGAAGAAACGGCCTGTCTGGGATGTATGCAGCCCGATCCTCCGGAAATAATGTATAAGTATTGCGCCGCCTGCCCGATCAGGGATTGCATAAAATCCAAAGCCTATTGCTCCTGCCATCAGTGTGCCGATTGGCCCTGTACTATAACCGATAACTTCGGATTTGCCACGGGCCAAAGGGTCATGAAAAGGGCTATCCCCCTCTGGCGCAGCAAGGTGGCTGAGTATGGTGACGAGAAAGGCAGCGAGGAATGGGCCCGGGCGGAATTGGAACGCTATCACTGCCCGGATTGCGGCAACCCCCTTTTCAGAGGGGCTCAGCACTGCCGGGTTTGTAAAAAACCGGTAGCCGATGGATTGGATGGATCCCTATGA